A single window of Falco rusticolus isolate bFalRus1 chromosome 6, bFalRus1.pri, whole genome shotgun sequence DNA harbors:
- the RAB4A gene encoding ras-related protein Rab-4A, with amino-acid sequence MSQTAMSETYDFLFKFLVIGNAGTGKSCLLHQFIEKKFKDDSNHTIGVEFGSKIINVGGKYVKLQIWDTAGQERFRSVTRSYYRGAAGALLVYDITSRETYNALTNWLTDARMLASQNIVIILCGNKKDLDADREVTFLEASRFAQENELMFLETSALTGENVEEAFVQCARKILNKIESGELDPERMGSGIQYGDAALRQLRSPRRAQAQSAQECGC; translated from the exons ATTTCCTGTTTAAGTTCTTGGTCATAGGAAATGCTGGCACTGGAAAATCCTGTTTACTGCACCaatttattgaaaagaaat tcAAAGATGACTCAAATCATACTATAGGAGTGGAATTTGGTTCAAAGATCATAAATGTTGGTGGCAAGTATGTAAAATTGCAGATATGGGATACAGCCGGACAAGAGAGATTCAG GTCTGTAACAAGGAGTTACTAtagaggagctgcaggtgcttTGCTTGTCTACGATATAACCAG CCGGGAAACCTACAATGCGCTTACAAATTGGTTGACGGATGCAAGAATGTTAGCAAGTCAAAATATTGTGATAATACTGTGTGGAAACAAAAAGGATCTTGATGCAGATCGTGAAGTTACCTTTTTAGAAGCATCCCGGTTTGCACAAGAAAATG AGCTGATGTTCTTGGAAACAAGTGCATTAACAGGGGAAAATGTTGAAGAGGCCTTTGTACAGTGTGCAAGAAAAATACTCAATAAAATTGAATCAG GAGAACTGGATCCAGAAAGAATGGGCTCAGGTATTCAGTATGGAGATGCTGCCTTGAGACAGCTGAGGTCACCACGTAGAGCACAAGCACAAAGTGCTCAAGAATGTGGgtgttaa